A window from Leisingera sp. M658 encodes these proteins:
- a CDS encoding TrbC/VirB2 family protein — protein sequence MKPNFNLFVALSAFLLVLAEPALAQSIDLSPVQTLLQGIVDAITGPLGIVIGTLALIGVFLSWLFGVLDFRQALWVVVAIAGIAAAPTIVAAIWTT from the coding sequence ATGAAGCCAAACTTTAACCTCTTTGTGGCGCTGTCGGCGTTTTTGCTAGTGCTGGCGGAACCTGCACTCGCTCAGAGCATCGACCTGTCACCTGTTCAAACCTTGCTGCAAGGCATCGTTGACGCCATCACCGGCCCCCTCGGGATCGTGATCGGCACGCTGGCGCTGATCGGTGTGTTCCTGTCGTGGCTGTTCGGCGTCCTCGATTTCCGTCAGGCCCTTTGGGTTGTGGTGGCAATCGCGGGCATCGCGGCAGCTCCGACAATCGTTGCAGCAATCTGGACAACGTAA
- a CDS encoding type IV secretion system protein B4, translated as MPRDEAFDPKTLLPHWVKKEKELAHMLPYVSLVNDVTVRTRGNEMFQCVRLTGLNSNTTDDEHLDKTRALFASIIAQIGPEFSFYVHKVSKAIDPALTPVSGETFAAAVDARWSDFLDSRGLRDKTLTLTVLHRPALGTKIPFKYNKSISALKEQTERRLRRLNEVVGFLKSTFAEMSPHLLSAKKGELLGFLGGLNTGQELPLFSGSKYGFLAQDVANTRVTFKGATFQISDGVTGSRYGTSFAIKNYPARTSCVMFDELNLPVDMVVTHSFTPINSNLMAGRIKKQQRLMRAADDGALSLEAQLSEALDDLESKRLSFGDHHMTVTVFADSPEELESIAGEVRNTAATEGVNMVSEGFAGRTHFFAQHPGNTAKRSRKAAVTNRNFADFAAFHRTQLGKHGKQVPWGTAISMFPTPELSGYWFNYHEQGSPDKEPTGGHTLILGRPGSGKSTLSAFIMTQARRANARLFVFDYRMGMEMAVRANGGRYASIKAGEATGLNPLWTEIDERGQAWLSDWLASLIHRQDRPLTPAQTNLIQHVVRQNATASDENLRNWSDLSSLFVSADDEGDLHERLQEWTQEGRYGWIFGQNREDTFSLDGDVVGFDLTGILDSESEKERMAVLSYLFRRVERVIEDRKPTIIIIDEAWKALDNGYFAERLSNWLVTARKQNAVVVMMTQYASQLEKTRTGKTIVEAVPTQILLPNIRANASDYSMLNLHGKELDVLLNTGSNSRLGLVRDDQGSVVINADLSALGELLTILGGMEKGEQLVGADYRQRDYFWRVS; from the coding sequence ATGCCTCGTGATGAAGCCTTTGATCCTAAGACTTTGCTTCCCCATTGGGTGAAGAAGGAAAAAGAGCTGGCGCACATGCTTCCTTATGTGAGCCTGGTCAATGACGTGACGGTCCGGACGCGCGGTAACGAAATGTTCCAGTGCGTTCGCCTGACTGGTCTTAATAGCAACACGACCGACGACGAACACCTTGACAAAACGCGCGCACTCTTTGCCTCCATCATCGCCCAGATCGGCCCGGAATTTTCATTCTATGTCCATAAGGTGTCCAAGGCCATTGATCCGGCTCTGACACCGGTATCCGGCGAAACATTCGCCGCCGCTGTAGATGCGCGCTGGTCTGATTTTCTCGACAGTCGCGGTCTCCGTGACAAGACACTGACGCTCACGGTTTTGCATCGCCCTGCCCTCGGCACCAAAATCCCGTTCAAATACAACAAGTCGATCTCGGCCCTAAAGGAGCAAACTGAGCGGCGCTTGCGTCGTCTTAATGAGGTCGTCGGCTTCCTAAAGTCGACTTTTGCGGAAATGTCCCCGCATCTTCTCTCTGCAAAGAAAGGTGAGCTTCTAGGCTTCCTTGGCGGGCTGAACACAGGGCAAGAACTGCCACTGTTCTCCGGATCGAAGTACGGCTTTCTTGCGCAGGATGTTGCGAATACCCGCGTCACTTTCAAAGGCGCAACCTTTCAGATCAGCGACGGCGTAACCGGCTCCCGTTATGGCACGTCTTTTGCCATCAAGAACTATCCGGCCAGAACGTCATGCGTGATGTTCGATGAGCTGAATTTACCGGTTGATATGGTCGTGACGCACTCGTTCACTCCGATCAACAGCAACCTTATGGCGGGACGCATCAAGAAACAGCAGCGGCTCATGCGTGCGGCAGACGATGGTGCTTTGTCGCTTGAGGCCCAACTTTCCGAAGCGCTGGATGACCTTGAGTCCAAGCGTCTCAGCTTCGGTGATCATCACATGACCGTCACCGTTTTTGCGGACTCGCCGGAAGAATTGGAGTCTATCGCCGGCGAGGTGCGCAACACTGCGGCCACCGAAGGAGTGAACATGGTTAGCGAAGGTTTCGCAGGCCGCACTCACTTCTTTGCTCAGCATCCGGGTAACACAGCAAAACGCAGCCGCAAAGCGGCCGTTACCAATCGGAATTTCGCTGACTTCGCCGCCTTCCACCGCACTCAGCTCGGCAAACACGGGAAGCAAGTTCCGTGGGGCACGGCGATCTCAATGTTTCCGACCCCTGAACTGTCCGGATACTGGTTCAACTATCATGAGCAAGGATCACCCGACAAAGAACCGACTGGCGGTCATACACTAATCCTCGGGCGCCCTGGCTCAGGCAAATCTACGTTGTCGGCCTTCATCATGACGCAGGCGCGTCGGGCAAATGCTCGGTTGTTCGTGTTTGACTACCGTATGGGCATGGAAATGGCCGTGCGCGCAAATGGCGGTCGCTATGCGTCGATTAAGGCCGGGGAAGCAACCGGACTGAACCCGCTTTGGACCGAGATTGACGAGCGCGGTCAGGCATGGCTTTCGGATTGGCTGGCCTCACTCATTCACCGTCAGGATCGGCCTCTGACACCTGCACAGACCAACCTAATTCAACATGTGGTGCGGCAGAACGCTACGGCCAGCGACGAAAATCTGCGCAACTGGTCCGACCTCAGTTCTCTCTTCGTTTCGGCTGACGATGAAGGTGATCTGCACGAGCGACTTCAGGAGTGGACGCAAGAAGGGCGTTACGGCTGGATTTTCGGCCAGAACCGGGAAGACACGTTCTCGCTTGATGGTGATGTGGTCGGTTTCGACCTAACCGGCATTTTGGACAGTGAAAGCGAAAAGGAGCGGATGGCTGTTCTGTCATACCTATTCCGCCGCGTAGAGCGCGTTATCGAAGACAGAAAGCCGACAATCATCATTATTGACGAGGCTTGGAAGGCACTCGACAACGGGTACTTCGCAGAACGTCTTTCCAACTGGCTCGTGACAGCCCGGAAACAAAACGCGGTTGTCGTGATGATGACCCAATACGCCAGTCAGCTCGAAAAAACCCGGACAGGCAAGACGATTGTGGAGGCAGTGCCGACTCAAATCCTGCTGCCCAACATTCGTGCAAATGCCTCGGACTATTCAATGCTGAACCTGCACGGAAAAGAACTCGATGTGCTGCTCAACACGGGCAGTAACTCGCGCTTGGGGCTTGTCAGGGACGACCAAGGGTCCGTTGTGATCAACGCGGACCTGAGCGCCCTGGGCGAGCTGCTGACCATCCTCGGCGGAATGGAAAA
- a CDS encoding type IV secretion system protein VirB3 yields MAEQSPLFLGLVRPPKLLGLPIMYAMVWLFGSVLVFLWVQSWVVAVISAVAYPLLWKAADWDPNFLDVVATTLQETPPTANRKIHGGDSYAS; encoded by the coding sequence ATGGCAGAACAGTCCCCACTTTTCCTGGGCCTTGTCAGACCTCCCAAACTGCTCGGGCTACCCATCATGTATGCGATGGTCTGGTTGTTCGGGTCTGTTCTGGTGTTCCTCTGGGTCCAGAGCTGGGTGGTCGCCGTGATTTCGGCGGTCGCCTATCCCTTGCTGTGGAAAGCCGCAGATTGGGACCCGAATTTTCTCGACGTGGTGGCAACCACACTTCAAGAAACCCCTCCGACTGCAAACCGGAAAATTCATGGAGGCGACAGCTATGCCTCGTGA
- a CDS encoding outer membrane protein transport protein, whose translation MVKLSLGYMKYVLFVGGALSVAASMVSAGGIERRVDPSQILFEKGKNYLEFSAVTGHPTVSGDPLPGIPAGPTGNIANSYQTYALGYKRELNDRISLAFVIDEPVGVSLAYTSPTAFFGGSTAEVSSIAYTGLAKYQFTDRFSVYGGLRVIGVDGDISVSSPVTVSSPYNLSVSKDYQVGYLVGAAFEIPDIALRIAATYESKTEHDFRDNTGTPFQVEIPQAFTLHARSGITANTLLFGSVRWREWTKFRVQPSDFLTLVPGVGVVNNPIAGGTSDIWTYELGIGHQFNENWSGAATIGYEKDNGDIVGNFSGTDGYVSYGLAVSYETDDWKVTTGVRYFELGSADSSVTAFSGNEAISAGVKVSYKF comes from the coding sequence TTGGTCAAGTTGAGTTTGGGCTACATGAAATACGTACTTTTCGTAGGTGGCGCTCTCTCCGTAGCGGCTTCTATGGTTTCAGCTGGTGGCATCGAGCGACGCGTGGATCCCTCGCAGATCTTGTTTGAAAAAGGCAAAAACTATCTCGAGTTTTCTGCCGTCACAGGGCATCCGACGGTCTCAGGCGACCCCCTGCCGGGCATTCCAGCCGGTCCCACAGGCAATATCGCAAACAGCTACCAAACCTACGCTCTAGGTTACAAACGAGAGTTGAACGACCGCATCTCACTGGCCTTCGTCATAGATGAACCGGTCGGGGTATCTTTGGCTTACACCAGCCCCACCGCATTTTTTGGTGGATCGACCGCCGAAGTCTCTTCAATCGCATATACCGGCTTGGCCAAGTATCAATTCACCGACCGGTTCAGCGTCTATGGTGGCCTGCGCGTCATTGGCGTTGATGGCGATATCTCGGTCAGTTCGCCTGTGACCGTATCCAGCCCGTATAATCTTAGCGTGAGCAAGGACTACCAAGTCGGCTACCTGGTCGGCGCCGCCTTTGAGATTCCGGACATTGCCCTGCGCATCGCAGCAACATACGAGTCCAAGACTGAGCACGATTTCCGTGATAATACCGGCACTCCGTTCCAGGTTGAAATCCCTCAAGCCTTCACGCTGCACGCCCGATCCGGCATCACGGCCAACACCCTGCTTTTTGGTTCAGTCAGGTGGCGCGAATGGACGAAGTTCAGGGTGCAGCCAAGTGACTTCCTCACACTGGTTCCCGGCGTTGGCGTGGTAAACAACCCGATTGCAGGCGGCACAAGCGACATTTGGACTTACGAATTGGGTATCGGGCACCAGTTCAACGAAAACTGGAGCGGCGCGGCCACCATCGGCTATGAAAAGGATAATGGCGATATCGTCGGTAACTTCTCTGGCACAGACGGATATGTCAGCTATGGCCTGGCCGTGTCCTATGAAACTGATGACTGGAAGGTCACTACAGGTGTCCGATACTTTGAACTCGGCAGCGCCGACTCCTCGGTTACTGCGTTTTCAGGTAACGAGGCAATCTCAGCTGGTGTGAAGGTCAGCTACAAGTTCTAG
- a CDS encoding IS110 family transposase → MEVYIGVDVSLELSSVCVVDRAGQVIRETKVASEPDALVDFCCSLSQQIVLIGMEAGPLSQWLFAGLTEAGQKPVLMETRQVKSALQAMPVKTDRRDAHGIAQLLRTGWFRPVHCKSISAQEIRALLSGRKLLLNKLIEIEHGLRGILRGFGLKMGKVSRGRFLERVNELVAGNPMLEEISQAILQARSALQTEVSDLDRRARSLARADGPCRLMMTAPGVGALTALTFKAAVDDPARFRSSKRVGAHFGLTPRKHQSGETDITGSITRAGDAGVRAMLFEAAQVLLTRVQAPSDLKSWGLAVARRRGLKRAIVAVARKLGTVLHRMWSDGAEFRSTVAAPAATT, encoded by the coding sequence ATGGAAGTCTATATCGGGGTCGATGTGTCACTGGAATTGTCGAGTGTCTGCGTGGTCGACCGCGCCGGCCAGGTGATACGTGAGACAAAGGTTGCAAGTGAACCCGATGCGTTAGTCGATTTCTGTTGTTCATTGAGCCAACAGATCGTGTTGATTGGCATGGAAGCGGGGCCTTTATCGCAATGGTTGTTCGCTGGGTTGACTGAAGCAGGACAAAAGCCGGTTTTGATGGAGACCCGCCAAGTCAAATCTGCGCTACAGGCGATGCCAGTCAAAACCGACCGGCGCGATGCACACGGGATTGCCCAACTCTTGCGCACTGGTTGGTTTCGGCCAGTGCATTGCAAATCAATCTCGGCGCAGGAGATCCGAGCTTTGCTTTCAGGACGTAAGCTGCTGCTGAATAAGCTGATTGAAATCGAGCATGGCTTAAGAGGTATTCTGCGCGGCTTTGGTTTGAAAATGGGCAAAGTCAGCAGGGGGCGTTTTCTAGAGCGGGTGAATGAGCTTGTTGCAGGCAACCCTATGCTTGAGGAGATCTCGCAGGCGATCTTACAAGCTCGCTCGGCGCTCCAGACGGAGGTTTCGGATCTTGATCGCCGCGCTCGAAGCCTGGCCCGCGCTGACGGCCCTTGCCGATTGATGATGACAGCCCCCGGTGTCGGAGCGCTGACGGCCCTCACCTTCAAAGCGGCGGTGGATGATCCTGCCCGGTTCCGGTCATCAAAGCGCGTCGGGGCGCACTTTGGACTGACACCGCGAAAACACCAATCCGGTGAGACCGACATAACCGGTTCGATCACTCGGGCGGGCGACGCAGGAGTCCGTGCCATGCTCTTTGAGGCGGCGCAGGTCTTGCTGACCCGTGTGCAGGCGCCGTCGGATTTGAAAAGCTGGGGGCTGGCAGTAGCTCGGCGGCGCGGTTTAAAACGCGCCATTGTCGCCGTTGCACGTAAGCTTGGAACAGTGTTGCATCGAATGTGGTCGGATGGTGCCGAGTTCCGCTCTACGGTCGCCGCGCCTGCGGCAACCACATGA
- a CDS encoding lytic transglycosylase domain-containing protein — MVLVMQGDGSLEASTSQTAFARNYNDGVGQGSASQGLQARDGTAKDETSSEENSFRVASVAPRTARARPEVLTAIDETALRYASHPALRRAGLSVTEWRLLFRSNIEIESAYNTNARSHVGAIGLGQLMPATARDLGVDPHDWQQNLDGSARYLLMMLVQFGDARLALAAYNAGPDAVTRHGGIPPYRETQNHVSRVLAVFNRLEGDIS; from the coding sequence ATGGTGCTGGTCATGCAAGGCGACGGCTCGTTAGAAGCCTCGACCTCGCAAACGGCTTTCGCAAGAAATTACAATGACGGGGTGGGGCAAGGCTCTGCCTCTCAAGGGCTGCAGGCCCGAGACGGAACTGCCAAAGACGAAACATCGTCTGAAGAGAATAGCTTTCGGGTCGCGTCGGTTGCACCACGCACAGCTCGCGCCCGCCCCGAAGTTCTCACTGCCATTGATGAGACAGCCTTGCGTTATGCAAGCCACCCTGCCCTCCGTCGTGCGGGTCTGTCCGTTACCGAATGGCGGCTCTTGTTCCGCTCCAACATAGAAATTGAAAGTGCCTACAACACCAACGCCCGCAGTCATGTCGGGGCGATTGGCTTGGGCCAACTCATGCCAGCGACCGCACGCGATCTGGGCGTCGATCCGCACGACTGGCAACAGAACCTCGATGGGTCGGCCCGGTATCTTCTCATGATGCTGGTCCAATTCGGGGACGCGAGGCTTGCACTGGCGGCGTACAACGCCGGTCCGGATGCGGTCACGCGACACGGCGGCATCCCGCCCTATCGGGAAACGCAAAACCACGTCAGCCGTGTGCTGGCGGTGTTCAACCGGCTCGAAGGAGACATTTCATGA